The Mammaliicoccus sciuri genome window below encodes:
- a CDS encoding transposase, whose amino-acid sequence MRKKYEFKFKLKLVKEYLEGHQSYRTIALKYGISSWSVLRIWVNQYKEFGEEGLEIKSRNTVYTSEFKLSVLKFRQENMLSYQDTANHFRIINPIIIANWQHQFDEKCRLDIDNKQKGRSHTMTKKRSESDNKNLPLNENEREELERLRNENETLKAGIAYQKKLQALTDIYGSKNQK is encoded by the coding sequence ATGAGGAAAAAATATGAATTTAAATTCAAACTAAAACTTGTAAAAGAATATTTAGAAGGACATCAAAGTTATAGAACAATTGCTTTAAAATATGGTATTTCAAGTTGGTCTGTCCTTCGGATTTGGGTCAATCAATATAAAGAGTTTGGAGAAGAAGGTTTAGAAATAAAAAGTAGAAATACTGTTTATACTAGCGAATTTAAATTATCTGTTTTAAAATTTAGACAAGAAAATATGTTGTCTTATCAAGATACTGCGAATCACTTTAGAATTATTAATCCTATTATCATTGCCAATTGGCAACATCAATTTGATGAAAAGTGTCGTCTTGATATAGATAATAAACAAAAGGGACGATCTCACACTATGACTAAAAAACGATCTGAATCAGATAATAAAAATTTACCTTTAAATGAAAATGAACGTGAAGAACTTGAAAGACTTAGAAATGAAAATGAGACGTTAAAGGCAGGTATAGCTTATCAAAAAAAGTTACAAGCCTTGACCGACATTTACGGAAGCAAAAATCAGAAATAG
- a CDS encoding IS3 family transposase codes for MKELNETYNIRLSILFKVAQIAKSVYYYWINKFSKADKDETLIQVIKEICEESNHTYGYRRVTQALRNRGLIVNHKKVLRIMKEHNLTCTKFTHRGRKYRSFKGKVGKVAQNILNRRFKTSLPFQKVVTDITEFKLMNGQKLYLSPFMDLYSSEIISFKISSRPTLDIVINPLKEMIKRRPNLDHRLTIHSDQGWHYQHSQYTRLLKDHKIFQSMSRKGNCLDNSVMENFFGLLKQEMYYGQEFKDFQDLEQAIHRYIDFYNNERIKSKLKGLSPKNYRRQTFEIIY; via the coding sequence ATTAAGGAACTAAATGAAACATATAATATACGATTAAGTATCTTATTTAAAGTCGCTCAAATAGCTAAATCTGTATACTATTATTGGATAAATAAATTTAGTAAAGCTGATAAAGATGAAACATTGATTCAAGTAATAAAAGAAATATGTGAAGAATCAAACCATACCTATGGTTATCGTCGTGTTACACAAGCACTAAGAAATAGAGGTCTTATCGTAAATCATAAAAAAGTACTAAGAATTATGAAAGAACATAATCTAACTTGTACAAAGTTCACACATAGAGGTCGTAAGTATCGTTCCTTTAAAGGTAAAGTTGGTAAAGTAGCTCAAAATATATTAAATCGTAGATTTAAAACAAGTCTCCCATTTCAAAAAGTCGTAACAGATATTACAGAGTTCAAATTAATGAATGGTCAGAAATTATATTTATCACCTTTTATGGACTTATATAGTTCAGAGATTATCAGCTTTAAAATCTCAAGTCGTCCTACATTAGATATAGTCATCAATCCATTAAAAGAAATGATAAAGCGTCGTCCAAACCTAGATCATCGTTTAACGATTCATTCAGATCAAGGCTGGCATTATCAACATTCACAATACACTAGATTATTAAAAGACCATAAAATATTTCAGAGTATGTCTAGAAAAGGTAATTGTCTAGATAATTCAGTTATGGAAAACTTTTTTGGGTTACTTAAACAAGAAATGTATTATGGCCAAGAATTTAAAGATTTTCAGGACCTTGAACAAGCTATTCATCGATATATCGATTTTTATAATAACGAAAGAATCAAATCAAAATTAAAAGGCTTATCTCCCAAAAATTACAGGAGACAAACCTTTGAAATAATATACTAA